AGGACGAGGAGTTGCGTAACCGGAGAAGAGAGGATGAGGAGAATTAGACTAACTAAGAGAGAGGCGGAGGAGTCGAGTAACCGGAGAAGAAAACAACCGGAGTagaaagaaatcagaagaagaagaaaccaaagaagaaaaagacttaGGGTTTGTCGGCTGCGAGAGTTGGGTTTGAGATtcgctcaaactaggttttctAATTATATAGGAAATTAGCAGCGTCACAAATCAAACGCAAAATTTGCTAGGGATTTGCTAGAGTCCCTCGCAAAAGCATCGCAAACATtaactaatataaattttcatattgtGATGTaatatgtaaactaatttaaatttattaatataaatttacagaaccaattaaaatttattaaaaatttagtttccCACCAATGTGTGAAACTTTGGctcataaataaaaacttaaaatatttcatattaaaaaattttgcGAGCAAATTGTGAGGGAACATAGCAAATCCCTTGCAAAGTCTTtaggggtttagggtttgaaatTGTCATTTATgccctatctttgattataaatcttGAATGACAtcattttaatcattaatagtaatgtaattagtcttaaGAGTTTAAAGTtgttatttgcgagggaattgctatgttttgagtaatttgcgatggatttgcgactaatttgttATGcgtctagcaaatcagtcgaaAATTTGTTGCAAaacttgaatatctaatttgtaaaaaccatcaaaataattttaaaaaattagtcaaataaactttcaagtatattataaggtccaattgtctcatcatactcttttctatcatcaaacttttcaaaattgtccaattttgcatcttactctAAACATTAACTATCTTcactatatcatatatatgttcattacattgagacaaatatttgccaaatattccaaattgtctaattctccaacaattttgtgttgcactgctatctttgattataagtcttgaattcatctttttaatcattaatagtaatgcaattagtctttagggtttagggttaagggtttatGGTTGTTATTTGCGAGAGAATTGCTATGTTTTATTCCTGGACAAACGGTGAACTCGGGTTTTTTGGGTCGGGTCTTTCGGTTTTGGCAAAATTCGGGTTTGAAAAAATCTGACCGAATTAAACTGAAATAGATTTCGGTTCGGGTCGGTCGGTACTCGGGTTAAACGGGTTGGTTATTGATTTTTATATGTCTTCCGGAAGTAACCgataattttcatatttctgGTTGTTTCACCCGAAATTACctaataaaaagcaaaacaagcaCAAATAGTAGACAATTACTTGTCTTACATCTGGTAACCATTACAGACCATTACATAAGCTGTTGAGCTAGCATTGCATCAAGTTTAAGCTAGCAAAGTACCAAAAAATCATTACAGAACCATGAAACACTTAAGTAGTTAAGCAAAGTTGTTTCTCATCGGTTGTTGCACCACAACATGCAACTCCACATCCAAAAGTAGTCAAAAGAGCAGCTTAGATGAAGTCAGTACTATACGAGTCTGTTGTTAATAAGGCTTTGCTTATCTGCatcaaaaaaaagtcaaaagaagCAGCCTCTACCTACCTGTGCATAATGAAAATTAGAAAACCATAACAAAGAGTTAATAAATCTGATAAAGacacaaatgaaacaaaaacttaacaATCTCTGATTTATACAGAATCACAAACAATAACAGAGACTTAGATAGTTAAGCTTGGTAAGGTTTAGTTTAGATAGTTAACCGTTTGCACTTTAATAATCTAAGCTATTAACAATGCAAGgcaaaagtaaagaaaacataCCAATCTCCAATTATGATGAATCATGTTGGAGCTACCGTTGAGGTCCTTTCATCTACAGCGGGTCCTTCTCATGGTGTTCTTCAGACATATACAAAAGTTACACAAAACTGGGTTATCACAAATATAATAGACAAAGACATAACAGGCAACacaagaataataaaaaaacaagacataacAGTCAACACAAGACtaatacaaaaacaacacaactaTAATACACATACAAGACACGACAATAATGGTTTTGTATGTGTATTAtagttgtgttgtttttgtattaGTCTTGTGTTGTCGTGGCAAAGTGATATAAGATCCGGAATCACTCCGCAATCTTATAAACAAACGGTGATCAAGAACTGATCAATAAACGTTGGCGGAAGATGGATACGACGGTAAATGTGGTGGTGTTGCTTTGATTGACTCTCTCAATCTGTGGGCTTGATTGACTCTCTCAATCGGTGGAGAACTAGACTTGTTTGAATCACACAAACAATTCTAACCCTTTAATCTCAAGAATCAAATGAATCTCTCAAATGAAATTTAAAGACAAACTTGCTTAAACAAAGACGCTCTTtggataaaacaaaacaaacttgtaTATTTCTTAGATGATTGAAAGGTGATTTTTACAAAGGACGAAATGAGTTTTATATAGGACTCTTACAAGATTAGACTAACGTTCTAAAATGGtagaaataagaaagaaatcaTACAATAAATGCAAACTAGCCGTTGGGCAATAATGAAGAAATCCATCAAAATAGGGGAAGTGGTGTCTCCTTTGAATCTGGTAGGTTGAAGGGGATATGTGAGCTTCTCTGGAACATTCTGGTCGTCATTGAGGTTGCCCAAAATGCAGCACTCTTGGTGAGAAAGCTGCTGGATAGTTATTGCCCCAAGTGTGAATGCGGCTATATAAGGAAAGTGTGAGGACAAGGAGATCCGCCTGATCTGGTGCTTGCTGGTGCATGGAAAGATATTAGCTGACTCTCCTATATGGTTAGATGTGCCTCGTGAATGCTTAGATGTCTCTCCTGGTCGCCAAAGTCTGTTTTGCAAGTGATTAAACCAATTCCACTTCTCTGTATTTCCGTGATGACTTAGGTTTCTTAAATAAGTTGATTTGTAGCTTAAATCCTCCTGGTTTGTCTGATATGCTCCAAGAAAGGGACAGATGTCATTGGTACGCTCGGGTTGGTTCTCTCCAAGAGTCTTGGTCGTCTTATTGGTGTCTCCTCCCTGATCCTTGGTTGATGATGACTTGATGTCCCCATCATACTCTCCCTCTTGAAAAGGTTTCGACCTCGAAACTGGATAATCTGCACAAAGAGAAAGCAAGTATTATAAGCTTgtgataatattattttatggCAGATTCAAGCAGTATTTCAAGTCCTTTCTCCGCTAGTACCAAAGAGACAAGTAACGTTTTTTGCCAGGACGTCTTTATAAATCTGTTCGAGGTCCGATAAGACGTCTTTATTGCCAGGACGGATATATTATCACCAAGATCAATTTTGCGGACTATGGCAATCCCACTGGTACATGTGAACACTTTAGAGACGGCAATTGTGGCGCACCAGCTACCTTGAGGCTCGTTAAAAAGATTAGTAACAAATATgatggttttttcttttcttcatgtGGAGTGGtattaaatatttcaaatgaaTCTTACTGTTGGTATTATTTGTGCAGAATTGTCTTGGGAAAAAACCGAAGTGTGTATTTTTAGTTACGGATGAGGTGTTTGGTCCAAGCCACTGCAAGGGACCTCCTACACTCGCGGTTGACGCCACTTGTACAAAAACCTAGGTTTCATATAaggggtttttttgtttgtttgtttgttagacTTATAGGGATTCTTATtgatgtttctcttttctttcgtTTTGATCATAACTTTTATTGTGCAACACACGAGGGTCTTCGATGCACGGATCTTTATGTTGTCGATCAAGTTTCAAGCGTTTTTATATCATCAGCATAGTCTTTGATTGTTTCAGTGAATCTTAATTTTGTTGGATTTTCTAACTCAATAGTACTAATTTATTATGAACTGACTGACTCAtaattatttaggattcatataTCATTGTCGATGTGAGATTTCCAGCTAACACGTCTTCCAAAGATATATAATCCATGACATAGAATCCCAtgattttgttcaaaaaaaaaaaaaaaatcccatgaTTTGGGTCAGATCATGCAGTTCGATCAATATTGGCTTCCTCTGATCGGACCAACTTTGAAAATCACTTTGGTTTAAGTTGTTTGAATTTCCAATTCAAAATCACTTGATTTATGATTATATAATGTGAGTGCATGGAAATGGCAAGGACGAGCTATACTGCAGACGAACACAATGTGAAATTTAGAGATATGCATGTGAAatttaatcttaattttgaAACCATCTATAtttcatatactgtatatatatatatatatatatatattttatggtaCAATAAAATTATCATTAGTTTGGTGGGAATGTTAGAACACTAATGAAATTTCATGACATACATAAAAGCAAATAACATTGACATACGTAAAAGCAAATAACATGAATACACGTACTCGCATATTCTGACtgcctttatatatataacaataaattcATTAATTAGCAAAGACAACAATCTGAAGATCAACAGATAATTATGAAAGAAACTAAACTCACGTCtatgaaaatcaaaatgttagaaattctttttcttccacTGAAAATGCAAATCTATTAATAAGTAATCATGGAAAAGTCAGCAGTACAATGTCTTTCATTAAACTCCTCcgaaccaagaaaaaaaacaagagaatggaaaaatataaaactagaaATTGAGAGGAATTTTCGTGGCCACATCTACCAACGAATTCGCCTCAACAAAACTTTAATTAATCCATACGTAGTCTACTTGAAAATTCTCGATACCTTGATTATGagagagtaaaagaaaaaaaaaatggatattttaCATTGTCGTCATCATTATGGCTTAATTTGCCTTCTTGTTCTACTTCATTCCTCTCTGTATGGTTTAGCTTCGAAGATCGATGTTTCTTACAATGAACGGGGCAGCAGGACCGACGGTAACCAGAAACATGTAGCTTGTACGAATCAAGAGCCTGATCCTGGTCCGCTAACGCGTATTTCTTGCAATGAACCTGGATATGTTATGACAAAGATCAATTTCGCTGACTATGGCAATCCCACTGGTACATGTGTACGCTTTAGACACGGTAATTGCCGCGCAGCAGCTACCATGAGGATCGTCAAAAAggttaacaaaaataaactaacatTAATGTTGGTTTCTGCCTTCTTCATGTGGactaaaatcataaatatttcAAAGCATCTTAATTATTGTTAGTATTATTTGTGCAGAATTGTCTTGGAAAAGCAAAGTGTCAACTTTTGGTAACAGACGAGATGTTTGGTCCGAGCCATTGCAAAGGAGCTCCTATGCTCGCTGTTCAAACCACTTGTACAAAAGCTTAGATCTCGTTTTTGGTCAAGTTGTTGTTTTCTCGTTTCTTTGATGCTTGGATCTTTATGCTTTCGATCATGTATCAAATGTTTGATCTTGATCACTAATTCTAACCATTTACACATTGACGAGATAAGCACATCTGAAAACTTTCACCATACTCTTCGAAATGGAAGTGAATTTGATAGTGAATTTACGATGCATCAGAGAACGTTAACTAAAATCACAGCCGATTATAACTTTATAAGAGTAAGATACCTTCTGTTTGCTCCTTATGCATTTGTTATCGAACCTTGCACTCTATTTTTAGGCTCAACGTTATGGCTGTGCTGTGCAAGCAGGGAATAGAGCTGACATGACATCATTAAATTAAAGtactttctcttgttttttagTAGGGTCTAAATTGCTCTTCTGTcccattttagtttttttttggacttaaaagatacaaaagttaagaaataataaatatttttatcatttagaGAAATTCAACCAATATTGcagaatttaaataattataagctattaaatcattagaaatagttcatagaaacttgaatttttttagggaaaaaaactagattgacccaaattaagagattaattacttaattaactCATAAAATATGAGGGTTAGTTGAGTTATTTTTATGcctaaaatacccttttttgcttcgtcaggaaaaaataaaaagtcaaatttaccctttaaaaaaactccagcatttaaaaaaaaaaaaaaaaaattcaaaagtctGTCGGATTAGTTGTGACAGATTTGTTTATTTAcgacagatttgtttttgcacGACAGATTTTTTGTGCAAGTCCGACAGATTTATTTTggatgacagatttatttgaagATAGTTACGACAGATTTATAGTtagtgacagatttattttaacgacagacttatttataaagacaccacagactttcataatatatggcAGATTGGTTATAATATGTggcaaatttattttttacagttgttacagatttattttttcGCTAAAAATCTATCGTattgtgacagatttttttatgaaaaataattactagtttgacgtgtagtgataacagatttatttcatattacaacagattttttaatttaactaaaaatatgtCGTTTGATAACagttttgttaaagttttttaaaattgctaaaGAGACCTACATTAAAACCATATGTTATGGcagatttgtttatgttatgacagctttgtttttggcttcaaaaaatctgttgtttgataacagatttattagatgtaatTATAGTcataacagatttattttatgttatgacagatttgttttttgttataacagttttgtttttggcttccaaaaaaatctgttgtttgtTACCAAATTTGTTTGGATTAGTTGTCATATTTGTCATTAAAATCATTAAttgtttctctattttctatttatatatcatattcttATACATTAACATAGATATATGTTTTAAgtcatattttatacattttttttttgacaaatcataattttatatatcagatttttaatcatattctttttctagagatttgaagaaaattatattttaaacatcaacacatatatattttttaaataatatttttaatcatactTTATttcattatagttttataaaacatgttttcgaatttttttttcaaaaaatcatattttaatacataatatttttataaacatattttcaaataaaaatatttaaaaatcatattttaacttattattttatacactatatttttcttttctttttttgttttattcttttttttatttcagattttcgttttttctaataaaaaaacttaattattatttttttgggtttttggtctttttgcaTAAATATTGTGTCAATCTAGTAATGAGATATTACCCAAATTGAGTTATTTTTACCCAAATTTGGGTCGATCTAGtgtattttcacatttttttaataaaatgaaaaagtctGAAACATTCTATGGGCTTGTTCTTTTGTTGATCGCTATTCCAgcgactaaaaaaaaaatgaaactgacaacataatttataagaaatcaGCCACTGATAGTTTTAGAGATGTTGACatgaattaattatataatcgCTGGTTATTGTGGCGACTCCTCCACCACTGCATCACCNATGTTatgacagctttgtttttggcttcaaaaaatctgttgtttgataacagatttattagatgtaatTATAGTcataacagatttattttatgttatgacagatttgttttttgttataacagttttgtttttggcttccaaaaaaatctgttgtttgtTACCAAATTTGTTTGGATTAGTTGTCATATTTGTCATTAAAATCATTAAttgtttctctattttctatttatatatcatattcttATACATTAACATAGATATATGTTTTAAGTCATATtttatacatcttttttttgacaaatcataattttatatatcagatttttaatcatattctttttctagagatttgaagaaaattatattttaaacatcaacacatatatattttttaaataatatttttaatcatactTTATttcattatagttttataaaacatgttttcgaatttttttttcaaaaaatcatattttaatacataatatttttataaacatattttcaaataaaaatatttaaaaatcatattttaacttattattttatacactatatttttcttttctttttttgttttattcttttttttttttcagattttcgttttttctaataaaaaaacttaattattatttttttgggtttttggtctttttg
The sequence above is drawn from the Camelina sativa cultivar DH55 chromosome 4, Cs, whole genome shotgun sequence genome and encodes:
- the LOC104784039 gene encoding beta-galactosidase 15-like, yielding MNHVGATVEVLSSTAGPSHGVLQTYTKVTQNWVITNIIDKDITGRLYKSVRGPIRRLYCQDGYIITKINFADYGNPTGTCEHFRDGNCGAPATLRLVKKNCLGKKPKCVFLVTDEVFGPSHCKGPPTLAVDATCTKT
- the LOC104781162 gene encoding beta-galactosidase 15-like; this translates as MDILHCRHHYGLICLLVLLHSSLYGLASKIDVSYNERGSRTDGNQKHVACTNQEPDPGPLTRISCNEPGYVMTKINFADYGNPTGTCVRFRHGNCRAAATMRIVKKNCLGKAKCQLLVTDEMFGPSHCKGAPMLAVQTTCTKA